A single window of Zea mays cultivar B73 chromosome 10, Zm-B73-REFERENCE-NAM-5.0, whole genome shotgun sequence DNA harbors:
- the LOC100383502 gene encoding BTB/POZ domain-containing protein At1g63850: protein MDPPPTSSTVASSYATPPQPSYAPSYPTSYTKFNSALNAGLLNPMSPPPLPLDKTRSSPTLFDMMANEQDYHPRTAAGIHSIPAPPQPHQLPPARSMDRQMLLQDRIADLIGSCSPGNQFNDADSSDVRLTLSSKDGLSVTLCVHRHILVAHSRFFAAKLSDRWSKQQRTLPHIVEISDCDDVEVYAETLRLMYCKDLRRRLMREDVNKVLGILKVSAAIVFDAGVLSCLEYLEAAPWAEDDDEKVATLLTQLHLENSGAGEVLKRVSLELAPSALVEEADEGGSCNGGNSSGGEEVLLRLLQVVLEGKDEKARREMKGLVSKMLRENSTSRGGAIGGDLRKESLYSACNGCLSLLCEQFVRASEGDHSEVARIARQADNLHWMLDILVERQIAEDFLRTWATQTELAAMHRKVPAIHRYEVSRVTARLFVGVGKGQILVSKEARCQLLSTWLEPFYEDFGWMRRACKGLDRHLIEDGLANTILTLPLATQQEILLAWFNRFLNSGEDCPNIQRGFEVWWRRAFWKRNSEPEPPSRLRITAICENS from the exons ATGGACCCGCCGCCCACCAGCTCTACCGTGGCCTCCTCCTACGCCACTCCGCCCCAGCCTTCCTACGCGCCCTCCTACCCTACCAGCTACACCAAGTTCAACTCCGCGCTCAACGCGGGGTTGCTCAATCCCATGTCCCCGCCGCCGCTGCCACTTGACAAGACGCGCTCCAGCCCCACACTCTTCGACATGATGGCCAACGAGCAGGACTACCACCCCCGCACCGCCGCCGGCATCCACTCCATCCCCGCCCCGCCCCAGCCGCACCAGCTCCCGCCCGCGCGCTCCATGGACAGGCAGATGCTGCTCCAGGACCGCATCGCCGACCTCATCGGCAGCTGTAGCCCCGGGAACCAGTTCAACGACGCCGACTCCTCCGACGTCCGCCTCACCCTCAGCTCCAAGGACGGCCTCTCCGTCACGCTCTGCGTTCACCGCCACATACTCGTCGCGCACAGCAGGTTCTTCGCCGCCAAACTGTCCGACCGCTGGTCCAAGCAGCAGCGAACGCTGCCGCACATCGTCGAGATCTCCGACTGCGACGACGTCGAGGTGTACGCCGAGACGCTGCGGCTCATGTACTGCAAGGATCTCCGCCGGAGGCTGATGCGGGAGGATGTGAACAAGGTCCTTGGCATCCTGAAG GTGTCCGCAGCCATTGTATTCGATGCCGGGGTGTTGTCTTGCTTGGAGTACTTGGAGGCTGCGCCTTGGGCTGAGGACGATGATGAGAAGGTGGCTACATTGTTGACGCAGCTGCATCTTGAGAACTCCGGGGCTGGGGAGGTGCTTAAAAGGGTGTCACTGGAATTGGCCCCTTCGGCATTGGTTGAAGAGGCAGATGAAGGAGGCAGCTGCAACGGTGGCAATTCCAGTGGTGGTGAGGAGGTATTGCTGAGGCTCCTGCAAGTCGTTCTGGAAGGGAAGGACGAAAAGGCAAGGAGGGAGATGAAGGGGCTAGTGTCCAAAATGCTCAGGGAGAACAGCACATCCCGTGGTGGAGCAATTGGTGGCGACCTTCGCAAGGAATCGCTCTATTCTGCGTGCAATGGATGCTTGTCCCTGCTGTGCGAGCAATTTGTGAGGGCTTCAGAGGGTGATCACTCAGAGGTGGCGCGGATCGCAAGGCAGGCTGACAACCTGCATTGGATGCTTGACATCCTTGTTGAGCGCCAGATCGCGGAGGATTTCTTGAGGACATGGGCAACGCAGACTGAGTTAGCGGCGATGCATCGTAAAGTGCCAGCGATACACCGCTACGAAGTGAGCCGAGTGACGGCAAGACTCTTTGTTGGGGTTGGCAAGGGTCAGATCTTGGTGTCCAAGGAGGCCCGTTGCCAGCTCTTGAGCACCTGGCTAGAGCCCTTTTACGAGGACTTCGGATGGATGCGGCGAGCATGCAAGGGGCTTGACCGGCATTTGATCGAGGATGGACTGGCAAACACAATCCTGACGCTGCCTCTTGCAACTCAGCAGGAGATCCTTCTGGCATGGTTTAATCGGTTCCTCAACTCTGGGGAGGATTGCCCAAACATTCAGAGAGGGTTTGAGGTGTGGTGGCGGCGGGCATTCTGGAAAAGGAACTCTGAGCCAGAACCACCATCCCGTTTGAGGATTACTGCGATCTGCGAGAACTCTTGA